One window of the Zea mays cultivar B73 chromosome 3, Zm-B73-REFERENCE-NAM-5.0, whole genome shotgun sequence genome contains the following:
- the LOC541785 gene encoding protein kinase 4 produces MAAITPPTQSEPSPQTGRPASSAAAAAKRGGGGAGAAGGPLMGKYELGRLLGHGTFAKVYHARHVDTGDNVAIKVLDKEKAVKSGLVPHIKREIAVLRRVRHPNIVHLFEVMATKTKIYFVMELVRGGELFSRVSKGRLREDTARRYFQQLVSAVGFCHARGVFHRDLKPENLLVDEQGNLKVSDFGLSAVAEQFRPDGLLHTFCGTPAYVAPEVLGRRGYDGAKADVWSCGVILFVLMAGYLPFHDKNIMAMYKKIYKGEFRCARWFSKDLTSLLMRILHTNPNTRITLPEIMESRWFKKGFKPVKFYIEDDQLHNVIDDEDGLLDMGPAGPVPPPLPPPPPPLPPPKVDGDESGSDSDSSISSCPASMLSDESQRPRGSLPRPASLNAFDIISFSRGFNLSGLFEEKGDEVRFISAEPMSDIITKLEDIAKLKSFKLRRKDWRICLEGTREGVKGPLTIGAEIFELTPPLVMVEVKKKAGDNEEYENFCDKELKPGMQHLVHHMVRAPSMLLTDAK; encoded by the coding sequence ATGGCCGCCATCACGCCGCCGACGCAGTCGGAGCCGTCGCCGCAGACGGGGCGCCCGGCCTCGTCTGCCGCCGCCGCGGCCAAGCGTGGAGGGGGCGGGGCTGGTGCCGCCGGCGGGCCGCTGATGGGGAAGTACGAGCTGGGGCGCCTCCTGGGGCACGGCACCTTCGCGAAGGTGTACCACGCGCGGCACGTCGACACGGGGGACAACGTTGCCATCAAGGTGCTCGACAAGGAGAAGGCCGTGAAGAGCGGGCTCGTCCCGCACATCAAGCGCGAGATCGCTGTGCTACGCCGCGTGCGCCACCCGAACATCGTGCACCTGTTCGAGGTTATGGCCACAAAGACTAAGATCTACTTCGTCATGGAGCTCGTCCGCGGCGGCGAGCTCTTCTCCCGCGTCTCCAAGGGCCGACTCAGGGAGGACACCGCGCGCCGCTACTTCCAGCAGCTCGTCTCCGCCGTGGGGTTCTGCCACGCCCGCGGCGTCTTCCACCGCGACCTGAAGCCCGAGAATCTACTCGTCGACGAGCAGGGGAACCTCAAGGTATCGGATTTTGGGCTCTCCGCCGTCGCCGAGCAGTTCCGTCCCGACGGCCTGCTCCACACCTTCTGCGGCACGCCGGCCTATGTGGCCCCCGAAGTGCTCGGCCGCCGCGGGTACGACGGCGCCAAGGCAGACGTGTGGTCGTGCGGTGTCATCCTCTTTGTGCTCATGGCCGGATATCTCCCTTTCCATGACAAAAACATCATGGCCATGTACAAGAAGATTTACAAGGGCGAGTTCCGCTGTGCGAGGTGGTTCTCCAAAGACCTTACCAGCTTGCTGATGCGCATTCTTCACACTAATCCCAACACTCGGATCACTTTGCCGGAGATCATGGAGTCCCGCTGGTTCAAGAAAGGATTCAAGCCTGTCAAGTTCTATATCGAGGATGACCAGCTGCATAACGTTATAGATGACGAAGATGGCCTGTTAGATATGGGACCTGCTGGTCCTGTTCCTCCACCATTGCCACCTCCACCGCCACCTCTACCTCCACCAAAGGTTGATGGTGATGAATCAGGGTCTGACTCAGACTCGTCGATCTCATCCTGCCCTGCTTCAATGTTATCTGATGAGAGCCAAAGGCCCCGTGGCTCTCTACCACGTCCAGCAAGTCTTAATGCCTTTGATATCATATCATTTTCAAGGGGATTTAACTTATCAGGGTTATTTGAGGAGAAAGGGGATGAAGTGAGGTTCATCTCGGCTGAGCCCATGTCAGATATCATAACCAAATTGGAGGACATAGCGAAGCTGAAGAGCTTCAAGTTGCGGAGGAAGGACTGGCGCATCTGCCTGGAGGGTACAAGGGAAGGAGTTAAGGGGCCATTAACAATTGGCGCGGAGATATTTGAACTCACACCTCCCCTTGTAATGGTGGAGGTAAAAAAGAAGGCAGGGGATAATGAAGAGTACGAGAACTTCTGTGACAAGGAATTGAAGCCAGGGATGCAGCACCTTGTCCACCATATGGTCCGAGCTCCAAGTATGCTGCTTACTGATGCCAAGTAG